The following proteins come from a genomic window of bacterium:
- a CDS encoding helix-turn-helix transcriptional regulator: MLEPTKKRTTTGYVEIRFRIPVKNLDKVKKAMADYGAEEAADSTPWREVCPDFNASLALQGARHRESLTQKELARLIGISQTHISEMEHGKRPIGKEMAKRLAKALHVDYRVFL; this comes from the coding sequence ATGTTGGAACCCACGAAAAAGCGCACTACGACCGGCTATGTTGAAATTAGGTTCCGTATTCCGGTAAAAAACCTGGATAAAGTCAAAAAGGCGATGGCCGATTATGGAGCAGAGGAAGCCGCTGATTCCACTCCCTGGCGGGAAGTCTGTCCAGATTTCAATGCCAGTCTGGCCCTCCAGGGAGCGCGCCATAGGGAATCACTCACCCAAAAGGAATTAGCTCGTTTGATAGGAATAAGCCAAACACATATCTCTGAAATGGAGCATGGGAAAAGACCAATTGGCAAGGAAATGGCGAAGCGCCTGGCCAAAGCTCTCCACGTTGATTACAGGGTTTTCCTGTAA
- a CDS encoding response regulator gives MDNKPVKILLIEDNPGDARLIREMLREVKNFPFDLVWVDRLSSGLDCLARERVGIVLLDLSLPDSHGLATFERVAFQAPDVPVIILTILADEMTAMKAVEKGAQDYLFKGQVDGHLLVHSIRYAIGRRQVEEALRITHRFLEITNRHTKMNPLLQECIAEIRKFTGCEAVGIRILDEEGNIPYQACDGFEKDFYQAEDPLSIKSGQCMCIRVMKGETNSRISWCTEAGSFFTNHMSRFLAAPSEEEEKGGETCKVRQQTGYESTALVPIRLGESTLGVIHVADQRENMLPLKTVTMLEKVALQLGEAIQRVRLEEIRTENERALRESEERYRQRLVKLVKERTSQLTAANEQLRQEIAERQQAEERTMLAYAELNQIFKAAVDGICVISKDFKVLRFNEAFCSLFGLNRDEAIGKTCHEVLHHPLCHTPNCPLAMIHKGMECFESDLQIEPREEGLKTSCILTAIPFKSPGGELIGIVENFKDITERKRMEEEVQKAQRLESLGLLTGGIAHDFNNILSSIIGSFSLLKLHAKQGEKFFDWLTRAEKAAFAARDLTQQLLAFSRGVQEPVKKIISLPEILEEAMSFSLVGSKVQSEFLMPDNLWPVEADKGQIRQVINNLTINAIEAMPQGGNLRVWAENVTIEAHESLPLAEGRYVKISVQDQGVGIPAEHLQKIFDPYFTTKETGTGLGLATSYSIIKKHGGYITAESEAGAGTTFHLFLPASEKELFAVKNVVEEDFSTGRGKILFMDDQKTIRDMVGDMLMDLGYEVTLAKEGSEAVQLYEQAKVSGRGFDAVILDLTVPGGLGAQFAVQKLREMDPGVKAIVSSGYSNDPVISAYQDYGFCGGIAKPYEIKELARVISSVLKGKQGPCLKEPQNQDSSKVKYR, from the coding sequence ATGGATAATAAGCCGGTGAAAATATTACTGATCGAAGACAATCCGGGAGATGCCCGGCTGATCCGGGAAATGCTCCGTGAGGTGAAGAATTTTCCCTTTGATCTTGTGTGGGTCGACCGGCTGTCGAGCGGCCTGGACTGCCTGGCCAGGGAAAGGGTCGGCATAGTTTTACTGGATCTTTCCCTGCCTGACAGCCATGGTCTTGCCACCTTCGAGCGGGTAGCCTTTCAGGCACCGGATGTGCCGGTCATTATTCTGACCATCCTGGCCGATGAAATGACAGCCATGAAAGCTGTAGAGAAGGGAGCCCAGGATTATCTGTTCAAGGGGCAGGTGGATGGCCATTTGCTTGTTCACTCCATACGCTATGCCATAGGCCGCAGGCAGGTGGAAGAGGCACTGAGGATTACTCACCGGTTTCTCGAAATCACCAACCGGCACACGAAGATGAACCCCCTGCTCCAGGAGTGCATAGCTGAAATCAGGAAGTTTACCGGATGCGAAGCCGTGGGCATCAGGATTCTGGATGAGGAAGGCAACATCCCCTACCAGGCATGTGACGGCTTCGAAAAAGACTTTTATCAAGCCGAGGACCCTCTGTCGATCAAATCCGGACAGTGCATGTGCATCAGGGTCATGAAAGGAGAGACGAATTCCCGGATCTCCTGGTGCACCGAAGCAGGCTCCTTTTTCACGAACCATATGAGCCGGTTCCTGGCCGCACCTTCGGAAGAGGAAGAGAAGGGTGGTGAGACCTGCAAGGTTCGCCAGCAGACAGGATACGAATCCACAGCCCTGGTTCCGATCCGCCTGGGTGAGAGCACTCTTGGTGTGATCCATGTGGCTGACCAGCGGGAAAACATGCTTCCCTTAAAAACAGTAACCATGCTTGAAAAAGTTGCCCTGCAACTTGGCGAAGCCATTCAGCGGGTGCGTCTGGAAGAAATACGCACCGAGAACGAGCGGGCGCTTCGTGAAAGTGAGGAGCGCTACCGCCAACGGCTGGTGAAACTGGTGAAAGAGCGCACCAGTCAGTTGACCGCGGCCAATGAACAGCTTCGGCAGGAGATTGCCGAGCGCCAGCAGGCAGAGGAGAGGACCATGCTGGCATATGCGGAGCTCAACCAGATTTTCAAGGCAGCGGTTGATGGAATATGCGTGATCAGCAAGGATTTCAAAGTGCTGCGGTTCAACGAGGCATTTTGCAGCCTGTTTGGCCTGAACAGGGATGAAGCCATAGGGAAAACCTGCCACGAGGTACTGCACCACCCGCTTTGCCACACCCCAAACTGTCCCCTGGCTATGATCCATAAGGGTATGGAGTGCTTCGAGTCCGATCTGCAAATTGAGCCCAGGGAGGAGGGTCTGAAAACCTCCTGCATCTTGACAGCCATACCTTTTAAAAGCCCTGGCGGGGAACTGATCGGCATTGTGGAAAACTTTAAGGATATCACTGAGCGCAAAAGGATGGAAGAGGAGGTGCAGAAGGCCCAGCGGCTTGAGTCCCTTGGTCTCCTGACTGGCGGCATTGCCCATGACTTCAACAATATTCTGAGCTCTATCATCGGCAGCTTCTCTCTTCTGAAACTGCATGCCAAACAGGGAGAAAAGTTTTTTGACTGGTTGACCAGGGCGGAAAAAGCTGCCTTTGCAGCCAGGGACTTAACCCAGCAGTTGCTTGCCTTCTCCCGGGGCGTTCAGGAACCGGTCAAAAAGATCATCTCTCTTCCTGAAATCCTGGAAGAAGCCATGAGCTTTTCTTTAGTCGGTTCCAAAGTGCAAAGCGAATTTTTGATGCCGGATAATCTCTGGCCGGTTGAGGCCGATAAAGGCCAGATCAGGCAGGTTATCAATAACCTGACCATCAACGCTATCGAGGCCATGCCGCAGGGAGGAAATCTCAGGGTATGGGCTGAAAATGTGACTATCGAAGCTCATGAGAGCCTGCCCCTGGCGGAGGGAAGATATGTCAAGATATCGGTGCAGGACCAGGGAGTCGGTATTCCCGCAGAGCATCTTCAGAAGATCTTTGACCCGTACTTTACCACCAAAGAGACAGGAACCGGGCTCGGTCTGGCCACCAGCTACTCCATTATCAAGAAGCATGGAGGATATATTACCGCAGAATCCGAGGCAGGAGCGGGTACGACATTCCACCTCTTTCTCCCCGCCTCAGAGAAAGAGCTTTTTGCGGTCAAAAATGTGGTGGAAGAAGATTTCTCCACCGGCCGGGGGAAAATCCTGTTCATGGATGATCAGAAAACCATCAGGGATATGGTCGGCGACATGCTCATGGACCTTGGATACGAGGTCACATTGGCCAAAGAGGGCAGTGAGGCGGTACAGCTCTATGAGCAGGCCAAGGTCTCAGGCCGTGGCTTTGACGCCGTTATCCTGGATCTCACCGTGCCGGGAGGCCTGGGGGCGCAGTTTGCCGTCCAGAAGCTCCGTGAAATGGACCCCGGAGTCAAAGCGATCGTCTCAAGCGGCTATTCCAACGATCCGGTTATCTCGGCATATCAGGATTACGGCTTCTGCGGTGGAATTGCCAAGCCCTATGAAATCAAGGAACTGGCCAGGGTCATATCCAGTGTGCTCAAGGGAAAGCAGGGACCATGCCTGAAGGAACCGCAAAATCAGGATAGTTCAAAAGTAAAATATCGCTGA
- a CDS encoding CheR family methyltransferase, with protein MQEKESASRFFQKKSGDNAGGSPGGHESELSRDEEKEREALTGILALLRNVTGSDFTQYKYTTISRRITRRMALQKIPEAGDYLKYLIEHPAEVMALYEDILIKVTAFFREQEVFQTLQSRVLPALMRDRQPDLPIRVWVPGCSTGEEAYSIAICLLEFFDGCNCLPPIQIFGTDIDGKVIETARSATYPENPGISPERLQRFFIRTEDGCRIASHVRELCTFARQDVTKDPPLSNMDLISCRNLLIYLGQDLQQRVIRLFHYALKSGGFLILGSSESAALFSDLFPVVDKKNKIYVKGAVTSSLPVDFTTQKHTPEMMSVGKGKENRGEEQASGAFNLHTTTDCAQVRGLKPGESESTHLKGDQGNEETEGLDEHHETVVRLRRELAATRANLQSTIEEQESTNEELRAANEEIQSSNEELQSTNEELEAAKEELEAANGKLADANEKLRERNSELDQIFNTAADGMRVIDKNFTILRINKTLLNLSGLSRADEAVGKKCYETFPGPLCHTSDCPLIKILHGEERVECDTEKKRQDGTMIPCIVTATPFRKPDGEVLGIVEDFKDITERKKAEKELARRAEELARSNADLQQFAYVASHDLQEPLRMVASYMQLLSRRYKGRLDSSADDFIAYAVDGAVRMQGLINDLLSYSRVGTHGKEFQPIDSTVVLNQAIANLQEAIAESGTIITFDPLPTLMADGPQLVHLFQNLISNAIKFHGQEPPLIHITVEPRGKTWLFSISDNGIGIDPEYAERIFVIFQRLHNKAEYPGTGIGLAICKRIVERHGGRIWVKSEPGKGATFYFTLPR; from the coding sequence ATGCAGGAAAAAGAATCAGCATCCAGGTTTTTTCAAAAAAAGAGCGGAGACAATGCCGGAGGTTCTCCAGGAGGGCATGAATCTGAGCTTTCCAGGGATGAGGAAAAAGAGAGGGAAGCCCTGACCGGGATTCTTGCTTTGCTGCGGAATGTAACCGGCAGTGACTTTACTCAGTATAAGTACACAACCATCAGCCGACGTATCACCCGGCGCATGGCTCTCCAAAAGATTCCCGAGGCAGGCGATTATCTGAAGTACCTTATTGAACATCCTGCCGAAGTGATGGCCTTATATGAGGATATCCTTATCAAGGTTACCGCCTTTTTCCGTGAGCAGGAAGTGTTCCAGACTTTACAGAGCAGGGTATTGCCTGCCCTGATGAGGGACAGGCAGCCCGATCTGCCCATCAGAGTCTGGGTTCCGGGATGTTCGACGGGTGAGGAAGCATATTCCATAGCTATCTGCCTGCTGGAGTTTTTCGACGGGTGCAATTGCCTGCCCCCGATCCAAATTTTTGGCACCGACATTGACGGGAAAGTCATCGAAACTGCACGGTCCGCCACGTATCCGGAAAATCCCGGCATCTCGCCGGAGCGCCTGCAGCGCTTTTTTATCCGCACGGAGGATGGCTGCCGGATTGCCAGCCATGTCCGGGAGCTGTGTACCTTTGCCAGGCAGGATGTAACCAAAGACCCCCCTCTTTCAAATATGGACCTGATCAGTTGCCGGAACCTTCTGATCTACCTGGGGCAGGATTTACAGCAGCGGGTCATCCGTCTTTTCCACTATGCCCTGAAGTCCGGGGGGTTTCTTATCCTGGGATCGTCTGAAAGCGCCGCTCTATTTTCGGACCTTTTTCCTGTGGTTGACAAGAAGAATAAAATCTATGTGAAAGGAGCGGTCACAAGCTCGCTGCCTGTTGATTTTACCACTCAGAAGCACACCCCGGAAATGATGTCTGTTGGCAAGGGGAAGGAAAACAGGGGGGAGGAGCAGGCCAGTGGCGCATTTAACCTGCACACAACGACCGACTGCGCTCAGGTCAGGGGCCTTAAACCCGGAGAGAGTGAGTCCACTCACCTGAAAGGTGATCAGGGAAATGAAGAGACCGAGGGGCTGGATGAGCACCACGAGACAGTCGTCAGATTACGGCGGGAGCTTGCAGCAACCAGAGCGAATCTGCAATCCACTATCGAGGAGCAGGAAAGTACCAATGAGGAACTGAGAGCTGCCAACGAGGAGATTCAGTCAAGCAACGAGGAGCTGCAAAGCACTAATGAGGAGCTTGAGGCAGCCAAGGAAGAGCTTGAGGCAGCCAATGGAAAACTGGCTGATGCCAATGAGAAGTTGCGGGAGCGCAATAGCGAGCTCGATCAGATATTCAACACCGCAGCCGATGGCATGCGGGTAATCGACAAAAACTTCACCATACTTCGGATTAATAAGACCCTGTTGAACCTGTCGGGCCTGAGCAGGGCTGATGAAGCTGTAGGTAAAAAATGTTATGAGACCTTCCCCGGTCCTCTCTGCCATACGTCTGATTGTCCGCTGATCAAAATTCTTCATGGTGAGGAGAGGGTCGAATGCGACACCGAGAAAAAAAGGCAGGATGGCACTATGATCCCCTGCATTGTCACGGCTACGCCATTTCGGAAGCCGGATGGTGAAGTGCTTGGAATCGTTGAGGATTTCAAGGACATTACCGAACGGAAAAAAGCCGAGAAGGAACTGGCCCGGCGGGCGGAAGAGCTTGCCCGTTCGAATGCCGATCTGCAGCAGTTTGCCTATGTGGCTTCACATGACCTGCAGGAGCCGTTGCGCATGGTAGCCAGCTATATGCAGCTCCTGTCGCGGCGCTACAAGGGCAGGCTCGATTCCAGTGCTGATGATTTTATTGCGTATGCCGTGGATGGCGCTGTCCGCATGCAGGGTCTGATCAATGATCTTCTGTCCTATTCACGGGTGGGCACGCATGGGAAGGAATTTCAGCCAATCGATAGCACGGTGGTTCTGAACCAGGCCATAGCCAATCTCCAGGAGGCGATTGCCGAGAGCGGTACAATCATTACCTTCGACCCGCTGCCGACACTTATGGCTGATGGCCCGCAACTGGTCCATCTCTTTCAGAACCTGATCAGCAATGCAATCAAGTTTCACGGACAGGAACCGCCACTCATTCATATTACGGTCGAGCCAAGAGGAAAGACCTGGCTGTTTTCGATATCCGATAACGGTATCGGTATCGATCCGGAGTATGCCGAGCGAATCTTTGTCATTTTTCAACGTCTCCACAACAAAGCGGAATATCCCGGTACCGGCATTGGACTGGCTATCTGCAAGAGAATTGTGGAGCGGCATGGCGGACGTATCTGGGTGAAGTCTGAACCTGGAAAAGGAGCAACATTTTACTTCACTCTTCCGAGATAA
- a CDS encoding L-threonylcarbamoyladenylate synthase — MQNKRMRPCQKIYPSEHSPDAPAAPDGLSLPDASGDFSHRVIRVDPHRPEPSSLRKAAQVIREGGLVIFPTDTLYGLGCSAFHEPCLDRIFSLKERPSAKPLPVLVSGPGQLAELIRGPVSALAHDIIQEFWPGALTLIFQAADRVLARITGGTKTIGVRMPGCQLTLDLINLARVPLAATSVNISGRPVHQEMRSMIAEWAPKVELILDAGAVQGNLASTVLDLTTHPPRLLREGAISARRLHRYLGPDPEPDQKQTG, encoded by the coding sequence ATGCAGAACAAAAGAATGCGGCCCTGTCAAAAAATATACCCATCTGAACACTCCCCTGATGCGCCTGCTGCCCCTGATGGGCTGTCGTTACCCGACGCCAGTGGCGATTTCTCTCACCGGGTTATCAGGGTTGATCCTCACCGTCCGGAGCCATCGAGTCTCCGGAAGGCAGCCCAAGTAATACGGGAAGGCGGTCTGGTGATCTTTCCCACGGATACCCTCTATGGGCTGGGGTGCAGTGCTTTTCATGAGCCCTGCCTCGATCGGATTTTCTCCCTGAAGGAGCGTCCGTCGGCAAAGCCCCTGCCAGTCCTGGTGAGTGGGCCCGGCCAACTGGCCGAACTGATTCGCGGCCCGGTATCGGCCCTGGCTCACGACATTATTCAGGAATTCTGGCCGGGAGCCCTGACCCTGATCTTTCAGGCCGCAGACAGGGTCTTGGCCCGGATAACCGGAGGAACCAAAACTATCGGAGTGCGGATGCCGGGCTGTCAGCTTACCCTTGATCTGATCAACCTCGCCCGTGTCCCCCTGGCAGCCACCAGTGTCAATATATCAGGCAGGCCGGTGCATCAGGAAATGAGGAGCATGATAGCTGAATGGGCACCAAAGGTTGAGCTGATCCTGGATGCAGGAGCTGTCCAGGGGAATCTGGCCTCAACCGTTCTTGACCTGACCACCCATCCACCCAGGCTGCTGAGAGAAGGAGCCATCAGTGCCCGAAGACTGCACCGCTATCTTGGCCCGGACCCTGAACCGGATCAAAAGCAGACTGGCTGA
- a CDS encoding HD domain-containing phosphohydrolase has protein sequence MIEKVQLSLFDLLMCLSEAMDLVSDMVVNHQKRVSYIALRLAVELGLSVQEQNELIIAGALHDCGTFSLKEKLDILQFDTRLLCDHAEIGYQLLKNFPPLKKSALLIRYHHLPWQDGRGSEWAGEPVPSGSHILHLADRIDILVDKEREILGQVRGIRQKIWERSGTLFIPSLVEAFGGLSSKEYFWLDLASPFLDDVLIRRGPMSTLELGWNDLMGLTNLFCQIIDFRSPFTATHSSGVAASAEALSQLAGFSERESRMMKIAGFLHDLGKLVIPSEILEKRAHLTESEFNLIRSHSFYTYRILENISDLSTINAWGSFHHERMDGQGYPFHYLARDLPLGSRIMAVADVFTAINEDRPYRKGLTKESVLPILREMARDKGLDPAMVSILERHYDEVNSLRLRAQEVSHQEYKEILSPAQ, from the coding sequence ATGATCGAGAAAGTGCAGCTTTCTCTGTTTGATCTCCTGATGTGTCTTTCCGAGGCCATGGACCTGGTCAGCGATATGGTGGTCAACCACCAGAAACGGGTCAGTTATATAGCCCTGCGTCTGGCTGTGGAGCTCGGACTTTCGGTTCAGGAGCAGAATGAATTGATCATTGCCGGAGCACTCCATGATTGCGGAACCTTCTCGCTCAAGGAAAAACTCGACATTTTGCAGTTCGATACCCGGCTGCTCTGTGATCATGCTGAGATTGGGTATCAACTGCTGAAAAACTTCCCCCCTCTCAAAAAATCAGCCCTGCTGATTCGCTATCATCATCTCCCCTGGCAGGATGGACGGGGAAGCGAATGGGCAGGAGAGCCGGTGCCATCAGGAAGCCACATCCTGCATCTGGCCGACCGGATCGACATTCTGGTCGATAAGGAGCGGGAGATCCTGGGGCAGGTGCGGGGAATCCGCCAGAAAATCTGGGAGCGGTCGGGTACTCTGTTCATTCCCAGCCTGGTGGAAGCCTTCGGAGGGCTTTCCTCCAAGGAATATTTCTGGCTGGATCTGGCATCTCCCTTTCTGGACGATGTCCTGATCCGGCGCGGGCCGATGTCAACTTTAGAGCTGGGCTGGAATGACCTGATGGGCCTTACCAACCTGTTCTGCCAGATCATCGATTTTCGCAGCCCCTTCACCGCTACCCATTCCAGCGGAGTGGCAGCCTCGGCAGAAGCACTGAGCCAACTGGCGGGCTTTTCCGAGCGGGAGAGCCGGATGATGAAAATCGCCGGATTTCTCCACGATCTTGGCAAACTGGTTATTCCCTCCGAGATCCTGGAAAAGCGGGCTCATTTGACTGAAAGTGAATTCAACCTCATCCGCAGTCACAGCTTTTATACCTACCGGATACTGGAGAATATCTCCGATTTGAGCACGATCAATGCCTGGGGGTCTTTCCATCACGAGCGGATGGATGGTCAGGGCTACCCATTCCATTACCTCGCCAGGGACCTCCCCCTGGGGTCCAGGATTATGGCTGTAGCCGATGTATTTACGGCCATTAATGAGGACCGGCCTTATCGCAAGGGATTGACAAAAGAAAGCGTTTTACCGATCCTTCGGGAAATGGCCAGGGATAAGGGTCTTGATCCAGCCATGGTTTCAATCCTGGAGCGGCATTATGATGAGGTCAACAGCCTTCGCCTCAGAGCGCAGGAAGTTTCTCATCAGGAATACAAGGAAATACTGTCGCCTGCCCAGTAG
- a CDS encoding response regulator: MNMQSASIRPIEILLVEDNPGDVRLTEEVFKEAKIQNNLRVVMDGVEAISFLHHEGKYSQAPYPDLILLDLNLPKKDGRAVLAEIKNDSDLRRIPVIALTTSKSEEDILKTYDLHVNCYIVKPVDFDQFIEVVKGIEGFWLTIVKLPGACE, from the coding sequence ATGAATATGCAATCAGCATCGATCCGACCGATTGAGATTCTCCTGGTTGAGGACAACCCCGGTGATGTACGTTTGACGGAGGAGGTTTTCAAGGAGGCCAAAATACAAAATAATCTGCGTGTAGTTATGGATGGTGTAGAGGCTATTTCTTTTCTGCACCATGAGGGTAAGTATAGCCAGGCACCCTACCCGGACCTTATTCTGCTCGATCTCAACCTTCCGAAGAAGGATGGCCGGGCGGTATTGGCGGAAATAAAAAATGATTCGGATCTGCGGCGTATTCCGGTGATTGCCCTGACGACCTCGAAATCCGAAGAGGATATTCTCAAGACCTATGACCTGCACGTCAATTGCTATATTGTCAAACCGGTTGACTTTGATCAGTTCATCGAGGTCGTGAAAGGCATCGAAGGTTTTTGGCTTACCATTGTAAAATTGCCGGGAGCCTGTGAGTGA
- the purE gene encoding 5-(carboxyamino)imidazole ribonucleotide mutase has protein sequence MTEKPYVGIVMGSDSDLPIMSEAAGVLDKFGVEYRIDILSAHRTPQKTAEYAQNAIQQGIGVIIAGAGGAAHLAGNLAAWTVLPVLGVPIASSSLQGLDALLSTVQMPAGVPVATLSIGKAGAKNAAILAVQILSLQFPELRLKLINFKREMEEEIEQKNAEQKNAALSKNIPI, from the coding sequence ATGACTGAAAAACCCTATGTAGGAATCGTGATGGGCAGTGATTCTGACCTGCCCATCATGTCAGAAGCAGCCGGGGTTCTGGATAAATTCGGTGTGGAGTACCGGATCGATATTCTCTCCGCCCACAGGACCCCTCAGAAAACCGCCGAGTATGCCCAGAACGCCATTCAGCAGGGGATCGGGGTAATCATTGCCGGTGCTGGAGGAGCGGCACACCTGGCAGGCAACCTGGCTGCCTGGACCGTGCTGCCGGTTCTGGGAGTGCCCATTGCCTCTTCTTCCCTGCAGGGGCTGGATGCCCTGTTGTCCACCGTGCAGATGCCCGCAGGCGTGCCGGTGGCTACCTTGAGCATCGGAAAAGCGGGAGCCAAAAACGCGGCTATTCTGGCTGTTCAGATTCTCTCGCTCCAGTTCCCCGAACTGCGGCTGAAGCTGATCAACTTCAAGAGAGAAATGGAAGAGGAGATAGAGCAGAAGAATGCAGAACAAAAGAATGCGGCCCTGTCAAAAAATATACCCATCTGA